The genomic region CCATCGGGGCCGTTCGCGGCGTCGTTCCTGGCGGTGAGGGCGGGCTGCTGGGCCTGGCGTTGTCGCCCGGCTTTGCCTCGGACCACTATCTCTACGCCTACTTCACTTCGGCCGATGACAACCGGATTGCCCGCATGCGCCTGGAAGGCACCGGGGCAGCCAGCGGCGGGGGCCTTCGGCTGGGTGAGCCGGAGGTGATCTTCTCCGGCATGTCCAAGGCCTCCACCCACAACGGCGGCAGGATCCGCTTTGGCCCGGACGGGTTCCTCTACGTCGGCACGGGCGACTCGCAGCGCAGGGCACAGCCGCAGGACCGGAACGCCCTGGGTGGCAAGATACTGCGGCTCACCAGGGACGGCGCCCCCGCGCCCGGCAATCCCTTCCCTAACAATCCCGTCTACAGCCTTGGCCACCGGAATGTCCAGGGCCTGGCGTGGGACAGCGAGGGCCGGCTCTGGGCCAGCGAATTCGGACCCGACGTCAATGACGAACTCAACCTGATCCAGCCCGGCGGAAATTACGGGTGGCCCGAAGTCACCGGGGCACCCCACCGGGACGGCTTCATCGACGCCAAGGTTGTCTGGCCGTCGACAGCAGACTCCTCCCCCAGTGGACTCGAAATTGTCGGCAGCACGGCCTACCTCGGTGCGCTGAGGGGCCAGCGCATCTGGGCAGTCCCGCTCAACGGCGAAAATGCCGGCACTCCTGTGGGCTATTTCACACGGGAGTTCGGGCGGATCAGGAACGTTTCGATGGCCCCGAACGGGGATTTGTGGGCCATAAGCAACAATCAAAACCCTGATTTTGCGCTGATTTTGAGGCTTCCACGCTAGCGGCAGGACCCTCCACGCCGCTCGATTTCACACTGGCCAAAACTTCGTGTAGAGTTTCATGTCGTTGCGGAGGTCAACGAGGGAAACAAAAGCCCACGGATGAACGAAACAACAGATGCACCTCTAGCTCAATTGGCAGAGCAATTGACTCTTAATCAATGGGTTCCGGGTTCAAGTCCCGGGGGGTGCACCACCGAAGCCCCGCCTTCAGGCCGCAAGCCTGAAGGCGGGGCTTTGTCGTCCCAACTCCGCCTCGGCAGCGGCAGACAGCGAAGTTTCTTCCTGCGTCAGCCCGCCGCCTGGAGCGCGACCCGCACTGGCTCCCCGGAGTGCAGCGATGCCTGGGCGGCGTCGGCCACCATCGAAGCAGCGACGGCGTCCTCCGGTGTGCACGGGTTCTGCCGCTGCCCCAGCACCAGCTCCACAAAGGCCGCCATCTCGGCACGGTACGCCGTGTGGAACCGCTCGGCGAACGTCCTGTGCGGCGGCCCGGCCGGGAAACCCACCTCCGGCTCTGCGGAGGACATCGCCATCTGGGCATCCATCCCCACCATGACGGACCCTGCCGATCCCTGGAGTTCCAGCCGGACGTCATGTCCTGCCCCGTTGTAGCGGGTGGCCGAGACCGTTCCGACGCTGCCGTCGTCGAACGTCACCACGGCCAGCGCCGTATCGACGTCGCCGGCGGCACCGATTGCCGGATCACCGTTGTTGGAACCCTTGGCGAAAACCTCCACGATTTCCTTGCCGGTGAGCCACCGGAGGATGTCGAAGTCGTGGACGGAGCAGTCACGGAAGAGCCCGCCAGATGTCGCAAGGAACTCCACCGGCGGCGGTGTCATGTCGCAGGTGACCGCCCTGACGGTGTGGAGCCATCCCAGCTCCCCGGCGTCGAAGGCGCGCTTGGCTTCCAGGTAGCCCGGATCAAACCGGCGCTGGTGGCCGATCTGCACTGTGCCGCCCGTGGCCCGGATATGGTCGAGGACAGGCAGTGATTCCTCGACGTTCACGGCGACCGGCTTTTCGCAGAAGACCGGGATTCCGGCGTCCACACCGGCCTTGATCAGGTCCGGATGGGTGGCGGTTCCGGTGGCGATGACCAGCCCGTCGATGCCGGAGTCAAGCAGGGCTTCAACGGAGGGAAAGAACCCGGCGCCGATTCCGCCGGCCAGAGAGCGGGCATGTTCTGCGGCAACGTCGGTCAGCTTGAGGTGCACCGGGGCGCCCTGCGGCCCCATCAGCTCATTGAGGCCGGTGATGTTCCGGGCGTGCATGGCGCCGATTCGGCCCACTCCTACGAGTCCGAGAGTTACTTCTGTCATGCTGGTCCTTGTCACGGCTCCCCTACTTCGACGCCCGGCGGGCGTCGGCCGTGGAGTCAGCAACGTCGGCGACTTCGGCCTGCACTTCCTTGACCACGTCGCCGTGCCCGCCGAGCTGTTCGAGTTCGTGGGCGAGTTCCGCGAGTTCGGCGCCGCCGGCCATTTGGGCGGTGAGTTCGTCGAGGGTGATGTCCTTCTTGTCGTAATAGCCGATCGATCTGCCGCGTTTGAGCAGCAGGAAGCGGTCCCCGACCGGGAAGGCATGGTGGGGGTTGTGGGTGATGAAGATGACGCCCAGTCCCCGATCGCGAGCCTGCAGGATGTAGCGCAATACGACGCCCGACTGCTTGACGCCGAGCGCTGCCGTTGGCTCGTCCAGGATCAGGACCTTCGCCCCGAAGTAGACGGCGCGGGCGATCGCGACGCACTGGCGTTCACCGCCGGAGAGCTGCCCGATGGGCTGTTCGACGTCGCGCAGGTCGATGCCCATATCGGCAAGTTCTTTTTTGGTGATGTCCTTCATGGCCTGGACGTCCATGCGCTTGAACAGGCCGAAGCCGGTGGTCAGCTCGGAGCCGAGGAAGAAGTTGCGCCAGATGGGCATCAGGGGGACGACGGCGAGGTCCTGGTAGACGGTGGCGATGCCGGCGTCCAGTGCATCGCGGGGCGAATCGAATTTCCGTTCTTCGCCCATGATGTGGAGCACGCCTTCGTCGTGCTGGTGCAGGCCGGCGATGATTTTGATCAGAGTGGATTTGCCGGCGCCGTTGTCGCCAAGGACGCAAGTGACCCGGCCGTTGTCCACGG from Arthrobacter globiformis harbors:
- a CDS encoding PQQ-dependent sugar dehydrogenase encodes the protein MTRNHPRKPATAAAAMPLAVTALALSLTMSLSGCTDDGGQPAPGSTGSTANGATATSTPGTGTPGTSTSGTSAPAASGTAAPSPRAPEVRGRIEGLQIPWSTVFLPDGTAVISERDSALLKSVTDGKVRTIGAVRGVVPGGEGGLLGLALSPGFASDHYLYAYFTSADDNRIARMRLEGTGAASGGGLRLGEPEVIFSGMSKASTHNGGRIRFGPDGFLYVGTGDSQRRAQPQDRNALGGKILRLTRDGAPAPGNPFPNNPVYSLGHRNVQGLAWDSEGRLWASEFGPDVNDELNLIQPGGNYGWPEVTGAPHRDGFIDAKVVWPSTADSSPSGLEIVGSTAYLGALRGQRIWAVPLNGENAGTPVGYFTREFGRIRNVSMAPNGDLWAISNNQNPDFALILRLPR
- a CDS encoding Gfo/Idh/MocA family protein produces the protein MTEVTLGLVGVGRIGAMHARNITGLNELMGPQGAPVHLKLTDVAAEHARSLAGGIGAGFFPSVEALLDSGIDGLVIATGTATHPDLIKAGVDAGIPVFCEKPVAVNVEESLPVLDHIRATGGTVQIGHQRRFDPGYLEAKRAFDAGELGWLHTVRAVTCDMTPPPVEFLATSGGLFRDCSVHDFDILRWLTGKEIVEVFAKGSNNGDPAIGAAGDVDTALAVVTFDDGSVGTVSATRYNGAGHDVRLELQGSAGSVMVGMDAQMAMSSAEPEVGFPAGPPHRTFAERFHTAYRAEMAAFVELVLGQRQNPCTPEDAVAASMVADAAQASLHSGEPVRVALQAAG
- a CDS encoding ATP-binding cassette domain-containing protein produces the protein MNAHRIDQQTLLKEEKDPLTHTPVHLLSLENVGKHYGNIVALTDVTMAVDNGRVTCVLGDNGAGKSTLIKIIAGLHQHDEGVLHIMGEERKFDSPRDALDAGIATVYQDLAVVPLMPIWRNFFLGSELTTGFGLFKRMDVQAMKDITKKELADMGIDLRDVEQPIGQLSGGERQCVAIARAVYFGAKVLILDEPTAALGVKQSGVVLRYILQARDRGLGVIFITHNPHHAFPVGDRFLLLKRGRSIGYYDKKDITLDELTAQMAGGAELAELAHELEQLGGHGDVVKEVQAEVADVADSTADARRASK